The sequence TACCGCCAAGGAGAAACCACGTTACTGGCAAAGAATATCCTAGCCTTCAAAGCGTTTGACGCAGCAGAGCCGGACAATCCGGATGAGTACCGATCGCGCTACGGCAACAATGACTACAACGACAGCAATCTGCTGCAGTGGCTCAACAGCGTCGGGCCGAACTGGTTCTCGCCGCAACACGCCCATGACGCGCCGCCGACAGAAGAGAACGTCAGCAGACGCCCATATGCAGACGAAGCGGGCTTCCTGACGAGTGTTTCCCAAAGACTACAGATCGAATCTGGAGACGTATTCCTCCTTTCCGCCGAAGAAGTCGGGTTGCAGGAAGGGAAACCGATGCAGCTGTTCACCGACAATGATTCCCGGAAAGCCTACCCGACCGAAACGTGTGTCGAGTTGGACGATGAAGGGGAGACGGATGAACCGGACTGGTGGTGGCTCCGCACCCCGAACGCCGCGAGTTCGTACGGCTCGCGTAGCGTCTACTCGGGTGGCACGTTGAGCGGCATCTACGCCTTCATCGGGAACTATGGTGTCCGCCCCGCTTTGAATCTGAAATCCGCTCTCCGGGTAACTGCGGAACCAGATGAACACGGCGTCTATGATCTGGTGTGGGTGTGAATTCATGGCAAAGCCGACTCACACATTCACGCTGACGGACAGTGATCGGAAACAGCTGCATCGGCGGGTGCACGAACATATCCGCCGCGGCTTCCGCCCGCTCAAGTTCTACAACATCGAAACCGAACGCAGTCAGATGACTAATTGCGGGTACAAAGACGGGTTCGGTGAATACCATCGCCAGCGAGAGTCGACCGGCAGCACCACTTACTGCGCGGTGATGTCCGGGAGGTTGAAAGAAACATGCAGAAGCTCATAGACGGGGAGTGGCACACGCCGGAAACTCTCGTCGAACAGTATAAGCGGCTGGTGTACAAACACGCCATCCGTTACGCCAAACGGGACCTGCACTTCCGGGAAGACCTGGTGCAGGTCGGGTATCTCGGACTGCTTCGTGCGTTTGAAAGGTTCGACCACGAGCAAGGTATCAAATTCATCACTTATGCGACGGATTACATCTGCGGGTATATGCAGCGGACGTTTGACCTGGAACGGGTGATCCACGTACCTGTCCAGGTTGTCCGCAACGCCTGGCGCATCGAACGCGACAACTTATGGGCATTGCCCGACGAAGACATCGCGGAGCGTCTCCGAATTACCCCGGTTGCTGTCCGTAACGCCCGTCTGTACTTCGACCATCGGCAGAGCACAGCCAGTCTGGATAAGACGGTGGACGACGAAGGCGAGCTGGACGGTCACGGTAGAGCGGGCGTACTGGATGATTACAGCATGCTGCTGATGGACAGCTACACGGAAGGGCTCAACGACCGTGAAAAACTCATCGTACAACGGCTGATGGCCGGTCAGATATATGAGGATATCGCCGCGGAATACGGCATTACGAAATCCCGCGTCGGCCAGTTGGTGCAAGGCATCCGGCGCAAAGTGAAACGAAATCAGGAGGCGATGGAATGATACAGGTATTGGATAGAGGGTACGTCCGTCTGGAAAACAAGATGGGCAGCGATTTGACGATCGTGAATAGTGCACGCGTGTCCTACGACAAGAAATCAGAGGAACTGACAGAGAAGGACAAAGGGTTGATCCGATTCTTAATACGGGAAGGGCATACCAGCCCGCTCCGACACGCCATGATGACGTTTGAGATATACGCCCCGCTAATGGTCGCTCGGCAGTGGTGGAAGTACGTGGTCGGCAGCGACCATACGATGGACAGCTGGAATGAGTCATCAAGACGCTACCTCAGCGAAGATGAACACTTCTACATCCCCGGCTCCCATGAGTGGCGCGGTAAACCGGCAAACAGTAAGCAGGGCAGCGCCGGACCGGTCGATACGATCCTCGGCATCAGCTTGACCGACAATCTACTGCGCCATATCGACAGCTCGATGGAGCTTTACCGCATGGCGCTGGAGGACGGCGTCGCCCCGGAGCAAGCCCGGCTCTTCTTGCCTGCGTATGGCATGTATGTCCGGTGGTATTGGACAGCCAGCCTGCAAGCGGTGCTGCACTTCCTGGATCAGCGTCTGGAGCATGACGCGCAGAAAGAGATCCAGCTGTACGCCGAAGCTGTGGAACAGTATGTCACCCGGGAGTTTCCGGAAGTCTATCAAGCGTGGAGGGATCAGCGATGACGACTGAACAGAAAACAATGATGAAAGACGTCTACGAACAGCGGAAGAAACGAAAAGCCCTGATTGCGTCTGTCGAAGCCGCAGGTCTGACGAAGGAAAAATATGAAAATCTGAAAGCGAATAAGGTAACGGACGGCAAGATCATCGAGCAGTTCGGCCTGTACGCGACGAAGCTGAACAACTGGAAAAAGGCTGTCGGCCTGTTGGACGGTCCATCTGCTGCACCTGCAGAAGAGAAGAAGCTGCCGGCAGACAATGACCTGAAAGACAGTCTCTCCCGTCTCAAGGAGAAGTTTGACACTCCGGCACCGTCGCCTGACGTTGAGGAAGTTCCAGAGATTGAGAATCCGTCCCTCCGTGAGAAAGACGTGCTGACACCGGTCAGTGAAGTAACGATCAACTATGAAAAGATGTGCGAAACCAAAGATAAGGAGATCGCCCGTCTGGCGACGCTGAATGAAAGTCTGAACGGCAAGATCGCCCGAGTCAACGAGAAGAACGCAGAGCTGGCTGCCGAGAACAATAAGCTGTATCGAACCAAGCCAGAGGCTCCTGATGCAGATCTCGTCGCTGACCTGCGGCAGCGGATTGCTAGTCTCGAGAAGGAGCTGTCCGATCGGAACACTGACAGCGAGAAAGCTGACCAGGCGATTGTGGAGCTGACGCAGGAACTTCAGGCCGCGCATCACCGCATCGAAGCCTTGAAAGCGACGGAAGCTGACTATCTGCAATTGGAGGTCGACTACCGCAACCAGCAGACTGCCTATGACCGGCTCCTGCAGCGGCAGAACAGCCTAGAAGAGACGGAGCAGATCAACCACTGGTTGATGAAGCGCTGCGTCGCGCACGTCGAACAGCAAAGCGAGGTGCAGTGAGATGACCATGATGATGATGGGTCTGATGGTTGCCCTCAGCGTAACCCTGATTGTTACGTCTGCCCTGTATATGACGAAGATTGGAAACCTGCAGGCAAAAGTGAGTGAACTGCAGCATGAGGCTCTTCAGCACGAAACACGGAGCGAGTGGCAGATGGAGCGCTTTGAAAGCCAGCTGGAGCGCCGGGATCTCCGTATTGAGGCGTTCGAAAAGACTTACGAAAACCCCGTTCTCGCGGAAGTGCACCGCAAGCTCGCCAAGCAGACGGAAAAAGGTCTGAAGAAATACGGGCATACCGTGCGACCGGAGCAGTATCGGGACGACCAGTGGCTGCTTCACCTGCAAGAAGAATTGATTGATGCCGCGGCATATGCGGAATCACTGATGCAGAAACGGAATAAGCAGGAATGACTGACGCGCCGATCTACCTGTCCATCGACGAATGGAACCAGCTGCTCGGCATCAATGACAGCTATAAAGCCCCGGATGCCCTCTGGCGTATCCTCAAAGATAAACAGCGTCGGGAAAACCTGTTCCGCGAAACGCTCGAACTGCATCGGTACCAAGTCGATGTGGACTGGTTCCACCAATATTTCCAGGAAGAACACGCCCAGCGGAAAAAGTACGGGCAGGACTTTACCCCAAACAGCGTCAGCACGCTGCTGGCTCGAATCGTCAATCCAGACGGTGAAGATGGAAACTACTACGAGCCGTCTGCCGGCTCCGGGGGCATCGTGATCCGCAAGTGGGACGAAGACCGCTGTCAGCACACACCGTTCAGCTACCGTCCGTCGATGTACCTGTACCGGCTGGACGAATTGAGCGACCGAGCAGTGCCGTTCCTGCTGTTCAACACGATGCTGCGCGGAATGAATGCGGTGATTGTGCACGGCGATGTGCTCACGAAAGAAACGAAAGCTGTCTATTTTGTCCAGAACGATGCCGACGATCACCTGCAGTTTTCGAACCTATACCGCATGCCGGTCAATCAGGCGACTGCCGATCACCTGGACATCGTCTGGGCAGATGGCGCGATATATGAAGAAATTGATAC comes from Sporosarcina trichiuri and encodes:
- a CDS encoding sigma-70 family RNA polymerase sigma factor codes for the protein MQKLIDGEWHTPETLVEQYKRLVYKHAIRYAKRDLHFREDLVQVGYLGLLRAFERFDHEQGIKFITYATDYICGYMQRTFDLERVIHVPVQVVRNAWRIERDNLWALPDEDIAERLRITPVAVRNARLYFDHRQSTASLDKTVDDEGELDGHGRAGVLDDYSMLLMDSYTEGLNDREKLIVQRLMAGQIYEDIAAEYGITKSRVGQLVQGIRRKVKRNQEAME
- a CDS encoding DUF6273 domain-containing protein; this translates as MTESIQNALQKLQEAMVATAQAAAAVSAPPPSLEEQSTEDLLQLMTEALAEVIRRQQPDPLTQTQALGNLPVGAIVRDRHSSYRGEVILWQTADHGYYRQGETTLLAKNILAFKAFDAAEPDNPDEYRSRYGNNDYNDSNLLQWLNSVGPNWFSPQHAHDAPPTEENVSRRPYADEAGFLTSVSQRLQIESGDVFLLSAEEVGLQEGKPMQLFTDNDSRKAYPTETCVELDDEGETDEPDWWWLRTPNAASSYGSRSVYSGGTLSGIYAFIGNYGVRPALNLKSALRVTAEPDEHGVYDLVWV
- a CDS encoding N-6 DNA methylase; protein product: MTDAPIYLSIDEWNQLLGINDSYKAPDALWRILKDKQRRENLFRETLELHRYQVDVDWFHQYFQEEHAQRKKYGQDFTPNSVSTLLARIVNPDGEDGNYYEPSAGSGGIVIRKWDEDRCQHTPFSYRPSMYLYRLDELSDRAVPFLLFNTMLRGMNAVIVHGDVLTKETKAVYFVQNDADDHLQFSNLYRMPVNQATADHLDIVWADGAIYEEIDTPGEWPAHVTGAMQALQKRSGE
- the thyX gene encoding FAD-dependent thymidylate synthase; the protein is MIQVLDRGYVRLENKMGSDLTIVNSARVSYDKKSEELTEKDKGLIRFLIREGHTSPLRHAMMTFEIYAPLMVARQWWKYVVGSDHTMDSWNESSRRYLSEDEHFYIPGSHEWRGKPANSKQGSAGPVDTILGISLTDNLLRHIDSSMELYRMALEDGVAPEQARLFLPAYGMYVRWYWTASLQAVLHFLDQRLEHDAQKEIQLYAEAVEQYVTREFPEVYQAWRDQR